From a region of the Coregonus clupeaformis isolate EN_2021a unplaced genomic scaffold, ASM2061545v1 scaf1916, whole genome shotgun sequence genome:
- the LOC121545522 gene encoding solute carrier family 2, facilitated glucose transporter member 1-like translates to MEGEGKGLTLKLMMAVGTAVIGSLQFGYNTGVINAPQKIIEGFLNDTWNSRYSEPIPTTSLTTLWSISVAIFSVGGIFGSFSVGLFVNRLGRRNSMLIANVLAFIAAGFMGFSKLAASWEMLIIGRFIVGLYSGLSTGFVPMYVGEIAPTSLRGALGTLHQLGIVLGILMAQVFGIESIMGNSTLWPFLLGFTFIPAVLQCILLPFCPESPRFLLINRNEELKAREVLEKLRGTEEVGADMQEMKEEARQMMREKKVTILELFRSPLYRQPIFIAIMLQLSQQLSGINAVFYYSTRIFEKAGVSQPVYATIGAGVVNTAFTVVSLFVVERAGRRSLHLTGLLGMAFSAVLMTVAMALLDQLPWMSYVSIIAIFSFVAFFEIGPGPIPWFIVAELFSQGPRPSAFAVAGFSNWSANFIVGMTFQYVEQLCGPYVFIIFTLLLLGFFIFTYFKVPETKGQSFDEISAGFRHEAGQSGEKYAPDEMNSLGGADSQL, encoded by the exons ATCATCGAAGGCTTCTTGAATGACACGTGGAACAGCAGGTACTCTGAGCCCATCCCTACGACATCCCTGACCACCCTGTGGTCCATCTCCGTAGCCATCTTCTCTGTCGGGGGCATTTTCGGCTCCTTCTCCGTGGGCCTGTTCGTCAACCGCCTGGGCAG GAGAAACTCGATGCTCATCGCCAACGTGCTGGCGTTTATCGCCGCCGGGTTCATGGGCTTCTCCAAGCTGGCGGCGTCGTGGGAGATGCTGATCATCGGGCGCTTCATCGTGGGGCTCTACTCCGGCCTGTCCACTGGCTTCGTGCCCATGTACGTGGGGGAGATTGCGCCCACCTCGCTCCGCGGGGCGCTGGGCACTCTGCACCAGCTGGGCATCGTCCTTGGCATCCTCATGGCACAG GTGTTTGGGATCGAGTCGATCATGGGGAACTCCACTCTGTGGCCCTTCCTGCTGGGCTTCACATTCATCCCAGCCGTGCTGCAGTGTATCCTGTTGCCCTTCTGCCCCGAGAGCCCCCGCTTCCTCCTAATCAACCGCAACGAGGAGCTCAAGGCCAGAGAAG TGTTGGAGAAGCTGCGAGGCACTGAGGAGGTGGGCGCCGACATGCAGGAGATGAAGGAGGAGGCCAGGCAGATGATGAGGGAGAAGAAGGTGACCATCCTGGAGCTGTTCCGCTCGCCACTCTACCGCCAGCCCATCTTCATCGCCATCATGCTCCAGCTCTCCCAGCAGCTGTCTGGCATCAACGCT GTTTTCTACTACTCCACCAGGATCTTTGAGAAGGCGGGGGTCTCTCAGCCAGTCTACGCTACGATTGGTGCTGGAGTGGTCAATACAGCCTTCACTGTTGTGTCT cTATTCGTTGTGGAGCGTGCTGGGCGAAGATCCCTTCACCTCACTGGGTTACTGGGGATGGCATTCTCAGCTGTCCTGATGACAGTAGCCATGGCACTGCTG GACCAGCTGCCGTGGATGTCCTACGTCAGCATCATAGCCATCTTCAGCTTTGTGGCCTTCTTTGAGATCGGCCCGGGCCCCATCCCCTGGTTCATTGTGGCTGAGCTCTTCAGCCAAGGTCCTCGGCCCTCTGCCTTTGCTGTGGCTGGATTCTCCAACTGGTCGGCGAACTTCATAGTGGGCATGACCTTCCAATACGTTGAG CAACTGTGTGGCCCCTACGTCTTCATCATCTTCACCTTGCTGCTGCTGGGCTTCTTCATCTTCACTTATTTCAAGGTGCCAGAAACCAAGGGACAGTCGTTCGACGAGATCTCCGCCGGCTTCCGCCATGAGGCCGGACAGTCAGGGGAGAAGTATGCGCCTGACGAAATGAACAGCCTTGGGGGAGCCGACTCCCAACTCTAA